The genomic stretch AAATCAGTCAATTCTGTGTTTGAGGCATTTTTAAACACTAACATATTTACTTTAGGAGTTAGAACATTAAGCATTCCTAAAGAAATATTAGTCATCATACTGCTAAAAGTAGCACCTATGTTATAAATAGCAACCCCCACTGTAGCAAGTGCTGGAACAGATCCTATTATTAATGTATCTGTTGAATTATAAAGTTGATTTACGACATTTGCCAAAAACACCCAAAAAGAAAATAGTAATATTTCTTTGATTAATTTTTTAGGCATATTATTATATTTAGGTTTTAAATGTAAGTTCTTTCTAACGTATATTATATAACATATTTGCACCAATATAGTTAATAGCAAACTTGAGCAAACTAAACCTATTGACTTATATCCCATAAATAGAACTACTAGATTAGCTATCGGTGTAACAACTGTTGTTATTATATTTACACATTGAACAAATAAAAATCGTTCATGAGAAGTTACTACAGCATTATAAGGCGATGCTAAAAAGCCAACAGCTGTATTTACAGATAATAGAATTGTAAGAATTTGCATTCTTTGTAATTGATTATCTGAGTCTAATGAATCTGAATAAAATATTCCTAGATTAAGAGAAATTATAACTCCCACTAACAATGCTAAGAAAGATATTATAGCAAACACTATATTAAATAAACCAAATATATTTTGTTCGCCATCTTTATCACCTTCAGCTCTATACTTTGTAAAATATCTTACAACAGCTGAACCTATACCAAATGAGATTAGTGATAAGTAGCTAGTTACACTACTTGATAATCTATATAAGCCAAACTCACTTTGTCCCATTAATTGTAACATAATAGGTGTATAGAACATAGGAATAAGCGAACCTATTGCCATATTTAAATAAGAAAGAATTGCACCCAGTCTTACCTGATTCATATTTCTATTCTTCATCAACGCTATTCCTTCCTAACAATCTAAAAACAAATTCTATTATCTTAACAATCCTATAATTTTTAGATAAGTATGCTAATTTATACAAAATATTAGGTTTATAAGACATATTATTGATTGCCATAGTAAATTCTTTTGATTTTAATATTTTGTTATTAATCTTAATCTTCTCTTTGTTTGATACATTGTTTTGATTACTAAAAGTATTTTTCAATACAACTTCATATTTAAAGAAACAGGAATTATAGTATTTTCCAAACTGACTTTTATCACAATTCCATTTATTCAAATATTGATACATAACAGAGTTAATTTTTTTGTAAATTTCAAACATATCTTGATAATATTTTTTTGATAGAGAGTTTTCATCATCCTGTAAATAAAAATATAATTCTTTATTAATCACCATGATATTTTTGTTAGTATAATCAAGATAGAGGAAATTAAAAATTAAGTCTTCTCCCAATGATAAACTTTCATCAAATTTTAAATTATTTCCTTTTATTATATCTGCAATATATAATTTACATACAGGACCGGCATCTAACCACTTTTCATGCAAAATCATAATATCCTTAACTGTATATTTTTTAAGATTAGTCTCAGATGAAACTTCTTTACAATCAATTTTCTCACTGTATTTATCTACTGTTTTAAAATAACACCAAATATTATCTACATCATTATATTTTTCTTTTATCTCAATCAAAGTCTTTAGATAATCTTTACTTACATAGTCATCACTATCAACAAAGCAGATATACTTTCCTTTTGCTCTATCAATACCAACATTTCTAGCTGATGATACACCACCATTTTCTTTATGTATTACAATTACTCTGTCATCTTTTTTTGCATATTCATCACATATCCTACCGGAATTATCCGGTGAACCATCATCAACTAAAATAAGTTCAAAATCAGTAAATGTTTGATTTAATATGCTTTCTATGCAATTTTTGACTACATATTCCACCTTATATACCGGAACTATAACACTAACTAAAGGCATACTAAAAACCTATTCCTAAAACACTTCGAATTTTACAACATATATAAAAATTAAACTTAGCTAATTTATAATACTTTCTTGAACTATCGGTAACACTATTGATTTCATCAGTAGTAAGTTTACATCTGTTCTTATAATCTCTAATAATTTTACAAGCCTTTTTCTTATCATTACCTGACATAAACTTTAGAACACTTTGATAAGCAAACATACATGAACCGTATAAATCCACCTTTGCTTTAGTAGTTAAAGTTGGGAAATTCTTTTCAATATAAGCCTGTCTATTCATTTTTCCTTCTAAAGCGTCAAGTCTTCTTATATTATACCCATTACCCATTATACTACCATTTCTCTGAAAATAGTAGTACATAGTTTTATTTATTCTAGTAACTTTCTTAGCTTTGCCAAACACTTGATAAGTCCAAAATTCATCTTCATTTAATTTACCAACTGCATATGGAATATCAAGTGCAACACTAGACTTATATAACTTATTCCACACATGTTGTTTAAATGGATTTTCACTAATTAACCCATCTAAAGCATCCACTGTTTCATAATTAGTTACTTTTAAATCGTCTCTATATTCGTCAAAATTATTATCTTCATAGAACTTCACAACACTACATTCAACAATATCACTGTCATTATCAATCATAGTTTGAAAAAGTGTTTCATAAAAATCTAATGAAATATAGTCATCACTATCAATAAAGCTAACATACTCACCGGTTGCAACTTCCATACCAACATTTCTTGCATCAGAAAGTCCACCATTTTCTTTATGTACAACCTTAATTCTGCTATCTTTTTTAGCATAATCATCACACATTTTAGGACAATTATCCGGTGAACCGTCATCAACTAATATGATTTCTAAATTTTTATATGTTTGATTTATAATGCTATCAACACACCTATTAAGGTAATCTTCTACATTATAAATCGGTACTATAACGCTGATTAAAGACATTTTACTTTACCTCGTATTTGTTTGAATTCTTTGAAATAAACTTGTCATATACCTTATATACAAACATATGTAAAGGTGTAAAATGTAAAAACAACATTTTCTCTATTTTAGTTCTCTTTGATAAAGGTAATCTCTCTTTAATCTGTTTTATATCATTTTTATATTTTTTAGCATTGTTTTTTTCATCTTTAAGTTTATTGTTTTTTATTGTTCTATACAAAGATATAACTGCATTAAGATAACTTGTATAAGCTAAAGACTGTATTTCTTTATCATAATTTTTTAAACAAAATTCAAAAATTTCTTTTCTCACCTTAATTGGATCATAAAGTTTGTTTGTATTTACTTTCGAAGTAGCTGCTGAACCTTTTCTAAGTATATAGTGATACAATGGCAAATCCTCATATACAGACTTTTTAGACTTTGTAAAAGCATAAAAATTAAATAAAACATCTTCATTAATTTTTATATTTTGGGGCATTCTTATATCTGTAAGAATGCTATTTTTATAAATCTTAATACAAGGACTAGGTTCTACATAATCACCAACAATTATATCTCTAATACCCTTCTTATTATCTTGAATAACTTTTTTTCCGGTATTATAGTAATAGTCAACTCTTGAAGGGAAAATCATTTGATAGCCACAATGAGAAATATCAGCGTCATTTTCAATAGCATTGTTTAATAATATTTCATACATATTAGGTTCGATATAATCATCACCGTCAACAAAACCTATGTAATCACCTTTAGCTATATCAAGACCTTTGTTTCTTGTATCAGATACTCCTGAATTTTCCTTAAAAACAGGAACAACTCTACTATCTTTTTCAGCATATTCTTTTATAACATCATTTGTTCCATCAGTCGAACCGTCACTAACAACAATTACTTCCAAATTACTGTATGTTTGATTTAATATACTATCTAAACATCTTGGTAAATATTTTGCAATATTATAAGCAGGAACAATAATACTAATTAAATTTGATTCCATATAAATTCACTCAAACCACATAACCGATTTTAGATTTATCTAACTTTTCTTTCATTTCTTTTTTCATATCTTCAGAAATATTCGGATTTCTCAAAGTATAACTTTCATCAAAACAAGGATTATTCTCTAATTCTTCCTGTTTTCTATTTACAAATTCATCATAAGTACAAATTACTTTTGCCGGATTACCAATAGCAACAGAATTATCCGGAATATCTCTTGAAACTACAGAATTTGCACCAATAACAACATTATTTCCAATACTTATACCTGGTAAAATAGTTGATGATGCTCCGATAAAAACATTATTTCCTATATTAACAACGCCAATTCTAGTATATCCCAATGCCTTTTTTGTACTAGCATCATGTGCTAAAATATGGACCCTAGGTGCTAATGTAACATCATCACCAATAGTAATCAGCCAACAGTGTGATTGATCAATCAAAGTTTTTTCCTGACGACTAAAATTTTTGCCTACAGTT from Ruminococcus bovis encodes the following:
- a CDS encoding oligosaccharide flippase family protein codes for the protein MKNRNMNQVRLGAILSYLNMAIGSLIPMFYTPIMLQLMGQSEFGLYRLSSSVTSYLSLISFGIGSAVVRYFTKYRAEGDKDGEQNIFGLFNIVFAIISFLALLVGVIISLNLGIFYSDSLDSDNQLQRMQILTILLSVNTAVGFLASPYNAVVTSHERFLFVQCVNIITTVVTPIANLVVLFMGYKSIGLVCSSLLLTILVQICYIIYVRKNLHLKPKYNNMPKKLIKEILLFSFWVFLANVVNQLYNSTDTLIIGSVPALATVGVAIYNIGATFSSMMTNISLGMLNVLTPKVNMLVFKNASNTELTDLMIRVGRLQCYIVTLVCSGFIAFGMPFIYIWAGKGYEDAYWVALVTMIPGCVPLIQNIAMNVIVAQNKHKFRSLVYLAIAIVNVVGTILCVEPFGIVGAAVVSGISFVIGQFFVMNWYYWKKIKLDIPRFWKSVLPLFIGPFIMCIITLLISKFIDFYNVKVLFIGILAYAVIYVLYNWIVIMNQYEKDIFVVPVKKILNKFRKKV
- a CDS encoding glycosyltransferase, giving the protein MPLVSVIVPVYKVEYVVKNCIESILNQTFTDFELILVDDGSPDNSGRICDEYAKKDDRVIVIHKENGGVSSARNVGIDRAKGKYICFVDSDDYVSKDYLKTLIEIKEKYNDVDNIWCYFKTVDKYSEKIDCKEVSSETNLKKYTVKDIMILHEKWLDAGPVCKLYIADIIKGNNLKFDESLSLGEDLIFNFLYLDYTNKNIMVINKELYFYLQDDENSLSKKYYQDMFEIYKKINSVMYQYLNKWNCDKSQFGKYYNSCFFKYEVVLKNTFSNQNNVSNKEKIKINNKILKSKEFTMAINNMSYKPNILYKLAYLSKNYRIVKIIEFVFRLLGRNSVDEE
- a CDS encoding glycosyltransferase, translated to MSLISVIVPIYNVEDYLNRCVDSIINQTYKNLEIILVDDGSPDNCPKMCDDYAKKDSRIKVVHKENGGLSDARNVGMEVATGEYVSFIDSDDYISLDFYETLFQTMIDNDSDIVECSVVKFYEDNNFDEYRDDLKVTNYETVDALDGLISENPFKQHVWNKLYKSSVALDIPYAVGKLNEDEFWTYQVFGKAKKVTRINKTMYYYFQRNGSIMGNGYNIRRLDALEGKMNRQAYIEKNFPTLTTKAKVDLYGSCMFAYQSVLKFMSGNDKKKACKIIRDYKNRCKLTTDEINSVTDSSRKYYKLAKFNFYICCKIRSVLGIGF
- a CDS encoding glycosyltransferase family 2 protein — encoded protein: MESNLISIIVPAYNIAKYLPRCLDSILNQTYSNLEVIVVSDGSTDGTNDVIKEYAEKDSRVVPVFKENSGVSDTRNKGLDIAKGDYIGFVDGDDYIEPNMYEILLNNAIENDADISHCGYQMIFPSRVDYYYNTGKKVIQDNKKGIRDIIVGDYVEPSPCIKIYKNSILTDIRMPQNIKINEDVLFNFYAFTKSKKSVYEDLPLYHYILRKGSAATSKVNTNKLYDPIKVRKEIFEFCLKNYDKEIQSLAYTSYLNAVISLYRTIKNNKLKDEKNNAKKYKNDIKQIKERLPLSKRTKIEKMLFLHFTPLHMFVYKVYDKFISKNSNKYEVK
- a CDS encoding acyltransferase — translated: MSLKSFIRAKVMRLRSEISNEDLIALGLTVGKNFSRQEKTLIDQSHCWLITIGDDVTLAPRVHILAHDASTKKALGYTRIGVVNIGNNVFIGASSTILPGISIGNNVVIGANSVVSRDIPDNSVAIGNPAKVICTYDEFVNRKQEELENNPCFDESYTLRNPNISEDMKKEMKEKLDKSKIGYVV